One Nonomuraea angiospora DNA segment encodes these proteins:
- a CDS encoding DUF305 domain-containing protein has translation MSRPILIACGVLVLALAAFFLFGRDGTPGDTSPEAGFARDMATHHAQAVDMSFIVRDKGPAKEIRNLAFDIINTQANQRGMFLGWLQQWGLDPATDQKPMAWMSGHGHGGAAAATPGSMPGMATPQELTQLKEAQGTQAEVLFLQLMIRHHEGGVQMAEGLLKLSTRAEVVSMAQKIVQGQSGEIKLMTELLKQRGAQPYPSILKPQ, from the coding sequence GTGAGTAGACCCATCCTGATCGCCTGCGGCGTGCTCGTGCTCGCCCTGGCCGCATTTTTCCTGTTCGGCCGTGACGGCACGCCCGGCGACACCTCGCCCGAGGCCGGATTCGCCCGCGACATGGCCACGCACCACGCCCAGGCCGTCGACATGTCCTTCATCGTCAGGGACAAGGGCCCGGCCAAGGAGATCAGAAACCTGGCCTTCGACATCATCAACACCCAGGCCAACCAGCGCGGCATGTTCCTGGGCTGGCTGCAGCAGTGGGGTCTCGACCCGGCGACCGACCAGAAGCCGATGGCCTGGATGAGCGGCCACGGCCACGGCGGCGCCGCCGCAGCCACGCCCGGCTCCATGCCCGGCATGGCCACGCCGCAGGAGCTGACCCAGCTCAAGGAGGCGCAGGGCACGCAGGCCGAGGTGCTGTTCCTGCAGCTGATGATCCGCCACCACGAGGGAGGCGTGCAGATGGCCGAGGGGCTGCTCAAGCTGTCCACGCGCGCCGAGGTCGTCAGCATGGCGCAGAAGATCGTCCAGGGGCAGAGCGGGGAGATCAAGCTCATGACGGAGCTGCTCAAGCAGCGGGGCGCGCAACCCTACCCGTCCATCCTCAAGCCTCAGTAG
- a CDS encoding DUF3105 domain-containing protein — MTKEKAQARREHLAKMRAEQKRKQRRAALLMWGTGGLIIVVLVGVVGFYLVKQARENSLDAVANYKYEAGQHVWNAVTYKETPPVGGQHNNYWQACSIYDKPIHNEHAVHSLEHGAVWITYRPDLPKAQIDKLKEVATSTGQQDYMLVSPYPNLPAPVVASSWGHQLKLNDPADPKLGAFIKKFQNGKDTPEPGATCGGGDAITTTADQSPLPPEPTGNQQQPPMETISPSPSQSQK; from the coding sequence ATGACGAAGGAGAAGGCGCAGGCGAGGCGCGAGCATCTTGCGAAGATGCGGGCCGAGCAGAAGCGCAAACAACGCCGCGCCGCGCTGCTCATGTGGGGGACGGGCGGTCTGATCATCGTGGTGCTCGTCGGCGTGGTCGGCTTCTACCTGGTCAAGCAGGCCAGAGAGAACTCGCTGGACGCCGTGGCCAACTACAAGTACGAGGCCGGGCAGCACGTGTGGAACGCGGTCACCTACAAGGAGACCCCGCCGGTGGGCGGTCAGCACAACAACTACTGGCAGGCGTGCTCGATCTACGACAAGCCCATCCACAACGAGCACGCCGTGCACTCCCTGGAGCACGGGGCCGTCTGGATCACCTACCGGCCCGACCTGCCCAAGGCGCAGATCGACAAGCTGAAGGAAGTGGCGACGTCCACGGGCCAGCAGGACTACATGCTGGTCAGCCCGTACCCCAACCTGCCCGCGCCGGTGGTCGCGTCGTCGTGGGGGCACCAGCTCAAGCTGAACGACCCCGCCGACCCCAAGCTGGGGGCGTTCATCAAGAAGTTCCAGAACGGGAAGGACACGCCGGAGCCCGGCGCGACGTGCGGGGGCGGGGACGCCATCACGACGACGGCGGACCAGTCGCCGCTGCCGCCCGAGCCGACGGGCAACCAGCAGCAGCCGCCGATGGAGACCATCTCGCCGTCGCCCAGCCAGTCGCAGAAGTAG
- a CDS encoding EF-hand domain-containing protein produces the protein MMAQKSSFRESAERNFKDLDADGDGFLTRYDYLALAQRRLEQTGVRADAPEAEAVVNAFLNAWDTHARALDTDRDGKISKEEYVTSFESLVRTGALEAVLAPITRATFAVADRDGDGWITMEDFRTVWNRADTDLAAAFSRVDADGDGRISFEEYSRARQGLLIDGV, from the coding sequence ATGATGGCGCAGAAGAGCAGCTTCCGCGAGAGCGCGGAGCGCAACTTCAAGGACTTGGACGCCGACGGCGACGGCTTCCTGACCCGATACGACTACCTGGCGCTGGCCCAGCGGCGGCTGGAGCAGACCGGCGTGCGCGCGGACGCGCCCGAGGCCGAGGCGGTCGTCAACGCCTTCCTCAACGCCTGGGACACCCACGCCAGGGCCCTCGACACCGACCGCGACGGGAAGATCAGCAAGGAGGAGTACGTCACGTCCTTCGAGTCGCTGGTACGCACGGGAGCGCTCGAAGCCGTGCTCGCGCCGATCACCCGGGCCACCTTCGCGGTCGCCGACCGCGACGGCGACGGCTGGATCACCATGGAGGACTTCCGCACGGTCTGGAACCGCGCGGACACCGACCTCGCCGCGGCCTTCTCGCGGGTGGACGCCGACGGCGACGGCCGCATCTCCTTCGAGGAATACTCCCGCGCCCGCCAGGGCCTCCTCATCGACGGGGTGTGA
- the ald gene encoding alanine dehydrogenase, which produces MKVGVPKELKNSEYRVALTPAGVHEFVRHGHRVLVEQGAGVGSAIPDDDFAAAGAVMVADADEVWSAADMVMKVKEPVPEEYHRLRKGQVLFTYLHLAASRPCTRALLDSGTTAVAYETVQTADRALPLLAPMSEVAGRLAPQVGAYHLMRSGGGRGVLMGGVSGVRAAEVVVIGAGVSGMNAAAIALGMQAEVLLLDNNIDKLRQADLIYQGHCQTVASNTLEIEQAVLEADLVIGAVLVPGAKAPTLVSNDLVSRMKPGSVLVDIAIDQGGCFEDSRPTTHERPTYRVHDSIFYCVANMPGAVPHTSTFALTNVTLPYALAIADLGWQRAMREDPALALGLSTHDGHLTSRPVAEAHGLEWTPAEHALS; this is translated from the coding sequence ATGAAAGTCGGTGTTCCGAAAGAGCTCAAGAACAGCGAATATCGGGTGGCCCTTACCCCGGCCGGAGTACACGAATTCGTCCGCCACGGCCATCGGGTCCTCGTGGAACAGGGGGCGGGCGTCGGCTCCGCGATCCCCGACGACGACTTCGCGGCGGCGGGGGCCGTCATGGTCGCGGACGCCGACGAGGTCTGGTCGGCCGCCGACATGGTCATGAAGGTGAAGGAGCCGGTGCCGGAGGAGTACCACCGGCTGCGCAAGGGGCAGGTGCTGTTCACGTACCTGCACCTGGCCGCGTCCAGGCCCTGCACGCGGGCCCTGCTCGACTCCGGCACCACCGCCGTGGCCTACGAGACCGTCCAGACGGCCGACCGGGCGCTGCCCCTGCTCGCGCCCATGTCCGAGGTGGCGGGCAGGCTGGCGCCGCAGGTGGGCGCGTACCACCTGATGCGCTCGGGAGGCGGCAGGGGCGTGCTGATGGGGGGCGTCTCCGGCGTGCGCGCGGCGGAGGTCGTGGTCATCGGAGCCGGCGTGTCCGGCATGAACGCCGCCGCCATCGCCCTCGGCATGCAGGCGGAGGTGCTGCTGCTCGACAACAACATCGACAAGCTGCGCCAGGCCGACCTGATCTACCAGGGCCACTGCCAGACCGTCGCCTCCAACACGCTGGAGATCGAGCAGGCGGTGCTGGAGGCCGACCTGGTCATCGGCGCGGTGCTGGTGCCCGGCGCCAAGGCGCCGACCCTGGTGAGCAACGACCTGGTGAGCAGGATGAAGCCGGGCTCGGTGCTGGTGGACATCGCGATCGACCAGGGCGGCTGTTTCGAGGACTCCCGGCCGACCACGCACGAGCGGCCCACGTACCGGGTGCACGACTCGATCTTCTACTGCGTGGCCAACATGCCCGGCGCGGTGCCGCACACCTCGACGTTCGCGCTGACGAACGTGACGCTGCCGTACGCGCTGGCCATCGCCGACCTGGGCTGGCAGCGGGCCATGCGCGAGGACCCGGCGCTCGCGCTGGGCCTGAGCACCCACGACGGCCACCTGACCAGCCGTCCGGTGGCCGAGGCGCACGGTCTGGAGTGGACGCCCGCCGAACACGCGCTTTCTTGA
- a CDS encoding excalibur calcium-binding domain-containing protein — protein MDKPEEPPPADPGEPKASKATTILLIVSLVLVVLVAGVVGSIAVLMTKNPDMPLLGAAPAQQLAVPIHFAPVREAKAAPCPGAEAVLDEEQKNCYLLEDGVTVDAVQRIEPVREKDGQYSVRIAIAPRFKERLVQLIDELVPDQRQVAIVLAPAQPDAPKVVLAAPVVTQYMDGDSMSISGFEKEEADALVTRLLGATPGASTPGTSPPPTDPSSQPQQPGGTPQQNQSPPGQQNTTPGTATNPANPGTTGTTGNGNPGGTSPASGPRRTPDKRYAGCKEAVAAGDGPYFKGTHEEYSWYVDVDGNGVACNSGDIR, from the coding sequence ATGGACAAGCCGGAAGAGCCGCCACCCGCGGACCCCGGGGAGCCGAAGGCCAGCAAGGCCACCACCATCTTGCTGATCGTCTCGCTCGTGCTCGTCGTGCTGGTCGCGGGAGTGGTCGGCTCGATCGCCGTCCTGATGACCAAAAATCCCGACATGCCGCTCCTGGGTGCCGCGCCGGCGCAGCAGCTCGCCGTGCCCATCCACTTCGCCCCCGTCCGGGAGGCCAAGGCCGCGCCGTGCCCCGGCGCGGAGGCCGTGCTCGACGAGGAGCAGAAGAACTGCTACCTCCTGGAGGACGGCGTCACCGTCGACGCCGTGCAGCGGATCGAGCCGGTGCGCGAGAAGGACGGCCAATACTCCGTGCGCATCGCGATCGCCCCGCGCTTCAAGGAGCGCCTCGTGCAGCTCATCGACGAGCTGGTGCCCGATCAGCGGCAGGTGGCCATCGTGCTGGCCCCCGCGCAGCCTGACGCGCCCAAGGTCGTGCTGGCCGCGCCCGTCGTCACCCAGTACATGGACGGCGACAGCATGAGCATCTCGGGCTTCGAGAAGGAGGAGGCCGACGCGCTGGTGACCCGCCTGCTGGGCGCCACGCCGGGCGCGTCCACGCCGGGCACGTCCCCACCGCCCACGGACCCATCCTCGCAGCCGCAGCAGCCCGGCGGCACCCCGCAGCAGAACCAGAGCCCTCCGGGCCAGCAGAACACCACCCCAGGCACCGCCACCAACCCCGCCAACCCGGGCACCACGGGCACCACGGGAAATGGCAACCCCGGCGGCACGAGCCCCGCCTCGGGCCCCCGGCGCACCCCCGACAAGCGCTACGCCGGTTGCAAGGAGGCCGTGGCAGCCGGGGACGGCCCCTACTTCAAGGGCACCCACGAGGAATACTCCTGGTACGTGGACGTCGACGGCAACGGCGTGGCCTGCAACAGCGGCGACATCCGCTAA
- a CDS encoding NCS2 family permease, which yields MLDRFFELTGRGTTVGREVRGGVTTFVAMAYIILLNPIILAGATDVTGARLSVAQLTTSTALAAAVSTLLMAVVGNAPFGLAAGLGLNAVVAYQAAPHMTWAQAMGLVVLEGFVIIVLAVTGLRTLIMNAIPLALKHAISVGIGLFIALIGLVDAGFVTRGTGTPVQLGATGHLIGWPVVVFCFGLLLMIVLFVRRTPAAILISIVLTAALAILVNSVAKVPPGTWGVVTPHVPERLVAAPDFGLVGAFDLFGGFGRAGALTAAVVLFTLVLSGFFDAMGTIIGVSDEAGMVDEQGQVPRLGRVLTVDGVAAMIGGSVSSSANTVFVESAAGVGEGARTGLASVMTGALLGLTLLFTPLATVVPAAAAAPALVLVGALMMTQSRNVPWDQLDVAIPAFLTIAFMPFTYSITNGVGAGVIAYTLVKAARGRFSEIPWLLWIVSLIFVAYFAIDWLEELFG from the coding sequence GTGCTCGACCGTTTCTTCGAGCTCACCGGGCGGGGGACGACGGTCGGCCGCGAGGTGCGTGGCGGGGTCACCACGTTCGTGGCCATGGCCTACATCATCCTGCTCAACCCGATCATCCTGGCCGGCGCCACGGACGTCACGGGCGCCCGGCTCTCCGTCGCCCAGCTCACCACCTCCACCGCGCTCGCCGCGGCCGTCTCCACGCTGCTGATGGCCGTCGTCGGCAACGCGCCCTTCGGCCTGGCCGCCGGGCTCGGCCTCAACGCGGTGGTCGCCTACCAGGCCGCCCCGCACATGACGTGGGCCCAGGCCATGGGCCTGGTGGTGCTGGAGGGCTTCGTCATCATCGTGCTGGCCGTGACGGGCCTGCGCACGCTGATCATGAACGCCATCCCGCTCGCGCTCAAACACGCCATCAGCGTGGGCATCGGGCTGTTCATCGCCCTGATCGGCCTGGTGGACGCCGGGTTCGTGACGCGGGGCACGGGCACGCCCGTGCAGCTCGGCGCCACGGGCCACCTCATAGGCTGGCCGGTCGTCGTGTTCTGCTTCGGCCTGCTCCTGATGATCGTGCTGTTCGTACGCAGGACCCCGGCCGCGATCCTGATCAGCATCGTCCTGACGGCGGCCCTGGCCATCCTGGTCAACTCGGTCGCCAAGGTCCCGCCTGGGACGTGGGGCGTGGTGACGCCGCACGTGCCGGAGCGCCTGGTCGCGGCGCCGGATTTCGGGCTGGTGGGCGCGTTCGACCTGTTCGGCGGGTTCGGCAGGGCGGGGGCGCTGACGGCGGCCGTGGTGCTGTTCACGCTGGTGCTGTCGGGGTTCTTCGACGCGATGGGCACGATCATCGGCGTGAGCGACGAGGCCGGGATGGTGGACGAGCAGGGCCAGGTGCCCCGGCTGGGCCGCGTCCTGACCGTGGACGGCGTGGCGGCCATGATCGGCGGCTCGGTGAGCTCCTCGGCGAACACCGTCTTCGTCGAGTCCGCCGCGGGCGTCGGCGAGGGCGCGCGGACCGGCCTGGCCAGCGTGATGACCGGGGCGCTGCTGGGGCTGACGCTGCTGTTCACGCCGCTGGCCACGGTGGTGCCCGCCGCCGCTGCCGCGCCCGCGCTGGTGCTGGTCGGGGCGCTGATGATGACGCAGAGCAGGAACGTGCCCTGGGACCAGCTGGACGTGGCCATCCCGGCGTTCCTGACGATCGCCTTCATGCCGTTCACCTATTCGATCACGAATGGGGTGGGCGCGGGCGTGATCGCCTACACCCTCGTCAAGGCCGCCAGAGGGCGCTTCTCCGAGATCCCGTGGCTGCTCTGGATCGTCTCGCTGATCTTCGTGGCCTACTTCGCGATCGACTGGCTGGAGGAGCTGTTCGGTTAG
- a CDS encoding EF-hand domain-containing protein, with the protein MASAREAAEAEFRRFDTDGDGLLTADEIRRANEALGGQGASEGEIEAFIKSADSDGDGTIGLEEFMGLVGHGRHEKA; encoded by the coding sequence ATGGCAAGCGCTCGTGAAGCGGCCGAGGCGGAGTTCCGGCGCTTCGACACCGACGGCGACGGCCTGCTGACGGCCGACGAGATCCGCCGGGCCAACGAGGCGCTGGGCGGGCAGGGCGCGTCCGAGGGCGAGATCGAGGCGTTCATCAAGTCGGCCGACAGCGACGGCGACGGGACGATCGGGCTGGAGGAGTTCATGGGGCTCGTGGGTCACGGGCGCCACGAGAAGGCGTGA
- a CDS encoding molybdopterin cofactor-binding domain-containing protein, which yields MTETAYTTLHGAGVGESARRPDATLKVTGEFAYASDLWLDGMVWGATLRSPHPSAWIRSIDVGPALKIPGVLTVLTHEDVPGEKFYGLDHKDQPVLAIDQVRYQGEPVAVVAADHPETARRAAAAIVVEYEVREAVTDPRRSRRFVRHQPVRRGGTFEAEVVVTGEYEVGMQDQAFLGPESGLAVPAEDGGVDLYIATQWLHVDRDQLAPCLGLPPDKVRLTLSGVGGAFGAREDLSMQVHACMLALRLNRPVKIVYGREESFFGHVHRHPARMRYEHGATRDGKLVYVKADILLDGGAYCSSSPAVVGNAASLGVGPYEVENVQVDATGVYTNNPPCGAMRGFGAVQACYAYESQMDRLAEACGLSPVEIRVRNAVSQGSHLITGQVIDSPAPLAEMLRDLEAMPLPSAAPSDLRSMPGGVSQTTHGESVRRGVGYGVGIKNICFSEGFDDYSTARVRAELVGGEPHVTVHTAAAEVGQGLVTIQAQIARTELGIANVTVATADTSVGSAGSSSASRQSYVTGGAVQAACEAVRKRFNGLPPEEALEKYGPIEETREYRHRPTYPMDPITGQGDSHTQLALCVHRAVVDVDVELGLVKVVELAAVQDVGRVLNPQALEGQIHGGSAQGLGLALMEEIQIRDGRVLNPSFTDYLIPTILDMPPMRMKILENADPAAPYGLRGAGEPPTLSSTPAVAAAVRAATGLRLTRVPIRPEDIALFDDGSTMGVSDGKRS from the coding sequence ATGACGGAGACCGCGTACACGACCCTGCACGGCGCCGGGGTCGGCGAGAGCGCGCGGCGGCCCGACGCGACGCTGAAGGTGACCGGCGAGTTCGCCTACGCCTCCGACCTGTGGCTGGACGGCATGGTGTGGGGCGCGACGCTGCGCAGCCCGCACCCGTCGGCCTGGATCCGGTCGATCGACGTGGGGCCCGCGCTGAAGATCCCGGGCGTGCTGACCGTGCTGACGCACGAGGACGTGCCGGGCGAGAAGTTCTACGGGCTCGACCACAAGGACCAGCCGGTGCTGGCCATCGACCAGGTCCGCTACCAGGGCGAGCCGGTGGCGGTGGTGGCCGCCGACCACCCCGAGACCGCGCGCAGGGCGGCGGCGGCCATCGTGGTCGAGTACGAGGTGCGCGAGGCCGTGACCGACCCCCGCCGGTCCCGGCGTTTCGTGCGGCACCAGCCGGTGCGGCGGGGCGGCACGTTCGAGGCCGAGGTCGTGGTCACCGGCGAGTACGAGGTCGGCATGCAGGACCAGGCATTCCTCGGCCCCGAGTCCGGCCTGGCGGTCCCGGCCGAGGACGGCGGCGTCGACCTCTACATCGCCACCCAGTGGCTGCACGTGGACCGCGACCAGCTCGCCCCCTGCCTCGGCCTGCCCCCGGACAAGGTGCGCCTGACGCTGTCCGGCGTCGGCGGCGCGTTCGGCGCCCGCGAGGACCTGTCGATGCAGGTCCACGCCTGCATGCTGGCGCTGCGCCTGAACCGGCCCGTGAAGATCGTGTACGGCCGGGAGGAGTCGTTCTTCGGCCACGTGCACCGCCACCCGGCCCGGATGCGCTACGAGCACGGCGCGACCCGCGACGGCAAGCTGGTCTACGTCAAGGCCGACATCCTGCTGGACGGCGGCGCGTACTGCTCCTCCTCCCCCGCCGTGGTCGGCAACGCCGCGTCGCTGGGCGTGGGCCCGTACGAGGTGGAGAACGTGCAGGTGGACGCCACCGGCGTCTACACCAACAACCCGCCCTGCGGCGCGATGCGCGGCTTCGGCGCGGTCCAGGCGTGTTACGCGTACGAGTCGCAGATGGACCGGCTGGCCGAGGCGTGCGGCCTGTCGCCCGTGGAGATCCGCGTGCGCAACGCCGTCTCCCAGGGCTCCCACCTCATCACCGGCCAGGTGATCGACTCCCCGGCCCCGCTCGCCGAGATGCTGCGCGACCTGGAGGCGATGCCGCTACCGTCGGCGGCCCCGAGTGACCTGCGGTCGATGCCCGGGGGCGTGTCCCAGACCACGCACGGCGAGTCGGTGCGGCGCGGCGTCGGCTACGGCGTCGGCATCAAGAACATCTGCTTCTCCGAGGGCTTCGACGACTACTCCACGGCCCGGGTCCGCGCCGAGCTGGTGGGCGGCGAGCCGCACGTCACCGTCCACACGGCCGCCGCCGAGGTGGGCCAGGGCCTGGTGACGATCCAGGCCCAGATCGCCCGCACCGAGCTGGGCATCGCGAACGTGACCGTGGCCACCGCCGACACCTCCGTCGGCTCGGCCGGCTCGTCGTCGGCCTCGCGCCAGTCGTACGTGACCGGCGGGGCGGTGCAGGCCGCCTGCGAGGCGGTGCGCAAGCGCTTCAACGGGCTGCCGCCGGAGGAGGCGCTGGAGAAGTACGGGCCGATCGAGGAGACGCGCGAGTACCGGCACCGCCCCACGTACCCGATGGATCCGATCACCGGGCAGGGCGACTCGCACACCCAGCTCGCCCTGTGCGTGCACCGGGCCGTCGTGGACGTGGACGTGGAGCTGGGCCTGGTCAAGGTGGTCGAGCTGGCGGCCGTCCAGGACGTGGGCCGCGTCCTGAACCCGCAGGCCCTGGAGGGCCAGATCCACGGCGGGTCGGCGCAGGGGCTCGGGCTGGCGCTCATGGAGGAGATCCAGATCCGCGACGGCCGGGTGCTGAACCCGTCGTTCACGGACTACCTCATCCCCACGATCCTCGACATGCCGCCGATGCGGATGAAGATCCTGGAAAACGCGGATCCGGCGGCGCCGTACGGGCTGCGCGGCGCGGGCGAGCCCCCGACGCTCTCCTCCACCCCCGCCGTCGCCGCCGCCGTGCGGGCCGCGACCGGGCTGCGGTTGACTCGGGTTCCGATTAGGCCAGAAGATATCGCGTTGTTTGATGACGGATCGACAATGGGGGTATCCGATGGCAAGCGCTCGTGA
- a CDS encoding PucR family transcriptional regulator — translation MRISDLLAIDELRLTLLAGDPSREFGTVHITDLPEPGRYLSGGELVLSGLMWWHEPGDSARFVAALVEAGVAALGAGQAWLDHVPDDLVAACEAAGLPLVEVPTEVSFRTLAELVVPRLAGDVRDALGRHRRLVAAIAEGADLRELFALTAAELGVTGAVLSASGEVIVGAAGDPVRLARAYLTAPRLPARVGDHTIFAVGRGHRAAGWALACDGDLMGRADLGHELASCVGLERNRMEEGRRVERRLTEQLVGAALAESDAAELNARLRTCGIDAAEPYAVVNATAPRQGATRGPDPATLGGQIVEELLGREVVAAAGADGAIAVVPLRERTTAELADRLRAGAQVLAALPGTRVCVGVSGALTGAGAVKGGVEEAGHARRLAEARSGGVVTSDEIYTHALLLATVPGDVRRSFTARLLSPLLDYDRRHQSELVRTLGIFLDCAGSWNACAERLHVHVNTVRYRIRRIEELTGRNLSTMADRVDFFLALRDTGPPG, via the coding sequence GTGCGCATCTCTGACCTGCTGGCCATCGACGAACTGCGCCTGACCCTGCTCGCCGGCGACCCCTCGCGCGAGTTCGGCACCGTGCACATCACCGACCTGCCCGAGCCGGGGCGCTACCTGAGCGGCGGCGAGCTGGTGCTGTCGGGGCTGATGTGGTGGCACGAGCCGGGAGACTCGGCCAGGTTCGTGGCGGCGCTGGTGGAGGCGGGGGTCGCCGCGCTGGGCGCCGGGCAGGCGTGGCTGGACCACGTCCCGGACGACCTGGTCGCCGCGTGCGAGGCCGCCGGGCTGCCGCTGGTCGAGGTGCCGACGGAGGTGTCGTTCCGGACGCTGGCGGAGCTGGTCGTGCCGCGGCTGGCCGGCGACGTGCGCGACGCGCTCGGCCGCCACCGCAGGCTGGTCGCGGCCATCGCCGAGGGCGCCGACCTGCGCGAGCTGTTCGCGCTGACCGCAGCCGAGCTGGGCGTCACCGGCGCCGTGCTGTCCGCGTCGGGCGAGGTGATCGTGGGCGCGGCCGGGGATCCCGTACGGCTGGCCAGGGCGTACCTGACGGCGCCGCGGCTGCCCGCCCGCGTCGGCGACCACACGATCTTCGCGGTCGGGCGCGGCCACCGGGCCGCGGGCTGGGCGCTGGCCTGCGACGGCGACCTGATGGGCCGCGCCGACCTGGGCCACGAGCTGGCGTCCTGCGTCGGCCTCGAACGCAACCGCATGGAGGAGGGCCGCCGGGTCGAGCGCCGCCTGACCGAGCAGCTCGTCGGGGCCGCGCTGGCCGAGTCCGACGCGGCCGAGCTCAACGCCAGGCTGCGGACCTGCGGGATCGACGCGGCGGAGCCGTACGCCGTCGTCAACGCCACCGCACCGAGGCAGGGCGCCACCCGCGGGCCCGACCCCGCCACGCTCGGCGGGCAGATCGTGGAGGAGCTGCTGGGCCGCGAGGTCGTGGCGGCGGCGGGCGCGGACGGCGCGATCGCCGTGGTGCCGCTGCGCGAGCGCACCACGGCCGAGCTGGCCGACCGGCTGCGCGCCGGGGCGCAGGTGCTGGCAGCCCTGCCCGGCACCCGCGTGTGCGTCGGCGTGAGCGGCGCGCTGACCGGCGCCGGCGCCGTCAAGGGCGGCGTGGAGGAGGCCGGGCACGCCAGGCGCCTGGCCGAGGCCCGCTCCGGGGGCGTCGTCACCAGCGACGAGATCTACACGCACGCGCTGCTGCTGGCCACGGTGCCGGGAGACGTGCGCCGCTCGTTCACGGCCCGGCTGCTGTCGCCGCTGCTCGACTACGACCGGCGGCACCAGTCCGAGCTGGTGCGCACGCTCGGGATCTTCCTCGACTGCGCCGGCTCGTGGAACGCCTGCGCGGAGCGGCTCCACGTGCACGTGAACACGGTCCGTTACCGGATCCGCAGGATCGAGGAGCTGACCGGGAGGAACCTGTCGACGATGGCCGACCGGGTCGACTTCTTCCTGGCGCTCAGGGACACGGGCCCGCCTGGATGA